Proteins from a genomic interval of Paenibacillus sp. RC334:
- a CDS encoding ABC transporter ATP-binding protein — MAGNKIVEVKHLQIDFEKNQQVTSVFSSLSFDIYEGEIVCLVGESGSGKSVTAKAIMQLLPIPTVTYSGGQILFNGQDLLKLSEKEMVKIRGKQMAMVFQDALSALNPVYTIGTQMVDVIRLHASTKMGKKAALEQAKELLRQVEIRNVDEVVNQYPFQLSGGMRQRVMIAMALSSKPQLLLADEPTTALDVTVQAHILKLIRRLKEQYAMTILFITHDLGVVYEMADRVIVMKQGELVEEGTKTDIFSDPKHPYTKQLLNSMPRIYFKDVL; from the coding sequence ATGGCGGGAAATAAAATCGTTGAAGTAAAACATTTACAAATTGATTTTGAAAAAAATCAACAAGTGACCTCCGTTTTTTCCAGCTTGTCCTTTGACATCTATGAGGGAGAAATTGTTTGTCTGGTAGGCGAGTCCGGCAGCGGTAAAAGTGTAACGGCCAAAGCAATTATGCAGTTGCTGCCGATTCCCACCGTGACATATTCAGGCGGTCAAATCCTGTTTAACGGACAAGATTTGTTGAAGCTGAGCGAGAAGGAAATGGTTAAAATCCGCGGGAAGCAGATGGCGATGGTGTTTCAGGACGCGCTGAGCGCACTGAATCCTGTTTATACCATCGGAACGCAGATGGTTGATGTCATCCGTTTACACGCATCCACTAAAATGGGCAAAAAAGCTGCGCTGGAGCAGGCCAAAGAGCTGCTGCGGCAGGTGGAAATCCGTAACGTGGATGAAGTGGTAAATCAGTATCCGTTTCAACTGTCCGGCGGGATGAGACAGCGGGTTATGATTGCGATGGCCCTGTCCTCCAAGCCGCAGTTATTGCTGGCGGACGAGCCGACAACGGCTTTGGACGTGACCGTTCAGGCTCATATTTTGAAGCTGATCCGCAGGCTGAAGGAGCAGTATGCCATGACCATATTGTTCATTACGCATGATTTGGGCGTTGTCTATGAGATGGCGGACAGGGTCATCGTAATGAAGCAGGGAGAATTGGTGGAGGAAGGAACCAAGACAGACATTTTCTCTGATCCCAAGCATCCCTATACCAAACAACTGTTGAACAGTATGCCGCGAATTTATTTTAAAGACGTGTTGTAA
- a CDS encoding succinylglutamate desuccinylase/aspartoacylase family protein — MFQPAHVLKYASIEEALSSQPRKSVAKIDDTYQDVPAIFFLIKGYEEGPTVWIQAALHGDEYDGIVACIHLIEHLDVNCLKGNIIVCPITNPSAFQAGTNESPLDGVNLNRVFQQERTDTYSYRYGEWLAQKITSSAHFFIDLHGGGKYLDVCPFAMVASDQTLAYEAALAALKAVNLTAIYTCESRAKGMLINEVCKYGIPAVLLESGGGSHWTEEGVAAHQQSLYAILAELHILAGTPASVVGKGDAHRVTKIEELRFEASGLQRFRASAGDEVKLGDPLIEVLSFPEYETHRIICPVDHAVILSIHTASVVHQHDYAVMLGIIE; from the coding sequence ATGTTTCAGCCAGCACATGTTTTGAAATATGCCTCGATTGAGGAAGCCCTCTCCAGTCAGCCCAGAAAATCAGTTGCAAAAATTGACGATACCTACCAGGATGTTCCCGCCATTTTTTTTCTGATTAAAGGTTATGAAGAAGGCCCAACAGTATGGATTCAGGCTGCTCTGCATGGAGATGAATACGATGGAATCGTAGCTTGCATTCATCTAATAGAGCATCTTGATGTGAACTGTTTGAAGGGGAATATTATCGTTTGTCCGATTACCAACCCGAGCGCTTTTCAGGCCGGAACCAATGAAAGTCCGCTGGACGGCGTTAATTTGAACCGGGTGTTTCAGCAGGAACGGACAGACACGTATTCCTATCGTTACGGAGAATGGCTTGCTCAGAAGATCACGTCTTCGGCCCATTTCTTCATTGATCTGCACGGGGGAGGCAAATATCTGGACGTATGCCCGTTTGCTATGGTGGCCAGCGATCAGACTTTGGCCTATGAAGCCGCTTTGGCAGCGTTAAAGGCTGTGAATCTGACGGCTATCTATACGTGTGAATCCCGGGCCAAGGGGATGCTGATCAATGAGGTTTGTAAATATGGAATTCCTGCTGTGCTGCTGGAAAGCGGAGGCGGTTCGCATTGGACAGAGGAAGGGGTTGCCGCACACCAACAGTCTCTGTATGCTATTCTCGCTGAACTGCACATACTGGCGGGTACGCCCGCTTCGGTTGTGGGGAAGGGCGACGCGCACCGTGTTACCAAAATTGAAGAATTAAGGTTTGAAGCTTCCGGTTTACAGAGATTCAGGGCGTCGGCAGGTGACGAGGTCAAGCTTGGCGATCCGCTGATCGAAGTCCTTTCTTTCCCTGAATACGAAACGCACCGGATTATTTGTCCCGTAGATCACGCTGTTATCCTGTCCATTCATACGGCATCGGTCGTTCATCAACACGATTATGCCGTCATGCTGGGGATTATTGAATAG
- a CDS encoding ATP-binding cassette domain-containing protein: MSRPILEVAHLNKSYRTKSNTDFAAVKDVSFSLMKGETLGIVGESGSGKTTVAKMIAGMIPVTSGDISLDGERLSGTRTRSKATKRNIQYIFQDPVSSLNPRLQIKDILAEPLKLYFSLTKQEINTRIDGLLNDVGLPNAYRERYPKELSGGQCQRVGIARALAAEPTIIVCDEPTSALDMTIQSQILELLKDLQQKWGISYLFIAHGLEVIYSISNRVMVMKQGEVVEFGATDEIFNRPEHAYTQSLINAIPQIQIPYFN, encoded by the coding sequence ATGAGTCGGCCGATTTTAGAGGTGGCGCATTTGAATAAAAGCTACAGAACGAAAAGCAATACCGATTTTGCTGCGGTAAAGGATGTTTCATTTTCCTTGATGAAAGGGGAAACACTGGGCATTGTTGGGGAGTCGGGCAGTGGGAAAACGACTGTAGCCAAAATGATTGCAGGCATGATTCCTGTGACATCAGGCGATATCTCTCTGGATGGCGAGCGTCTAAGCGGAACGAGGACCCGTTCCAAGGCTACGAAACGGAATATTCAGTATATTTTTCAGGACCCGGTTTCTTCCCTAAATCCGAGATTGCAAATTAAGGATATTTTGGCTGAGCCGTTAAAATTATATTTTAGTCTCACGAAGCAGGAGATAAACACCCGTATTGATGGTCTGTTGAATGATGTCGGATTACCAAATGCGTACAGGGAGCGTTATCCCAAGGAATTGTCCGGGGGACAGTGCCAGCGTGTCGGTATTGCCCGTGCGCTGGCGGCTGAGCCAACGATTATAGTCTGTGATGAGCCGACCTCTGCCCTGGATATGACAATTCAATCTCAAATTTTGGAGCTGTTAAAAGACTTGCAGCAGAAATGGGGCATTTCTTATCTGTTCATCGCGCACGGGCTTGAGGTTATTTATAGCATTTCCAATCGGGTCATGGTGATGAAGCAGGGGGAGGTCGTGGAGTTTGGGGCGACAGACGAGATTTTCAACCGTCCCGAGCATGCTTATACACAGTCTTTGATCAACGCTATTCCGCAAATACAAATTCCGTATTTTAATTAA
- a CDS encoding ABC transporter permease: MKRKSLLRGNVKGVASITSLCFIFALSIFAPFFAPFDPYKQSLQDILIPPFSHFSSQSGISLLGTDQLGRDVLSRLFYGGRLSLWMSFLAVFIAGILGSVIGIISGYYGGKVDALMMRLADIQMSIPSMLMAIVMVAVLGSGLTNIVIVLSITGWVTFARVVRSQVLSLKELEYVEAAKAMGVSDFTVMRRHIFPNTLFTIVTQAALQMSHMILLAASLSFLGLGVDVSTPTWGGMINDGKNYISSAWWLSTLPGIVIAFVILTINLFSDWLRDKAEI; encoded by the coding sequence ATGAAGAGAAAATCTCTGCTTCGGGGGAACGTTAAGGGAGTAGCCAGCATAACGTCACTTTGTTTTATTTTTGCATTATCGATCTTTGCTCCTTTTTTTGCCCCATTTGATCCCTATAAACAGTCATTGCAAGACATCCTGATCCCGCCGTTTAGTCATTTTAGCTCGCAATCGGGGATCAGCCTGCTGGGGACTGACCAGTTGGGCAGGGATGTACTCAGTCGTCTCTTTTATGGAGGAAGACTCTCCTTATGGATGAGTTTTCTTGCTGTTTTTATCGCTGGTATATTGGGCAGTGTCATTGGCATTATTTCAGGGTATTACGGCGGCAAAGTGGATGCTCTCATGATGCGGCTTGCTGATATTCAAATGTCCATTCCAAGTATGCTAATGGCAATTGTTATGGTTGCGGTTCTCGGGTCAGGCTTGACGAATATCGTTATTGTCCTTTCTATTACGGGATGGGTTACTTTTGCGAGGGTGGTCCGAAGTCAGGTGCTGTCGCTCAAGGAACTGGAGTATGTCGAGGCGGCGAAGGCGATGGGAGTCTCCGACTTTACGGTGATGCGCAGACATATTTTTCCCAACACCTTATTTACAATTGTTACGCAGGCCGCGCTCCAGATGTCCCATATGATCTTGTTGGCGGCATCGCTCAGCTTTCTGGGCCTGGGTGTAGATGTGTCAACCCCGACATGGGGAGGCATGATTAATGATGGCAAAAATTATATCAGCTCCGCATGGTGGCTTTCTACACTGCCGGGTATCGTCATTGCTTTCGTAATCTTGACTATCAATTTATTCAGTGACTGGTTGAGAGACAAGGCCGAAATTTAA
- a CDS encoding ABC transporter substrate-binding protein, which yields MKKSKLLVILTLLSIIVAGCSTTSTTQPAQDGKLEITIGRAFDINGLDPGFLTENAQVVDNIFDTLVKRDDKEQLVPGLATSWSQVNDTTWEFKLRKGVTFTNGEPFNADVVKYTIDRVLNPKNNAPTASYISTIKEVKVVDEYTVHVITKKADPLVPTRFNRYPTEMVPPKYAEEAGQEQFAQKPVGTGPYQFVKWDKGSSVELEANKNYWGGEPAVKKVTFRSIPEASTRVSALLNGEVDIITAVSPEDRDKVTSSSTAKLSTVERAGNTVYVGLKTDKAPFNNKKVRQALNYAIDVKSIVKNVLKDAAVETNSLIGPKDFGYAGEFDAYEYNPEKAKQLLAEAGYPKGFSITLDTVNWYIKNTDVAQVIAEQLKAVGVNVKVNNVESSVYRTLIPSGKQSDMYVLGWSSTNTLDADAAIYAILRSGESYSTYANPSVDAKLDEARSVTDENRRKALYKEIEQEVLEDAPRIFLYQENQYYGVSDRLNWNGRVDGSMPVSTITANNK from the coding sequence ATGAAAAAGTCCAAGCTGCTAGTTATTTTGACCCTGTTATCCATCATCGTTGCAGGCTGTTCTACGACCAGTACGACACAACCTGCACAGGATGGGAAGTTGGAAATTACCATCGGGAGAGCGTTTGACATTAACGGGCTTGATCCCGGCTTTCTGACGGAAAATGCGCAAGTTGTAGATAATATTTTTGACACTTTGGTAAAACGGGATGACAAGGAGCAATTGGTTCCCGGTCTGGCTACAAGCTGGAGTCAAGTGAACGACACGACCTGGGAGTTCAAGCTGCGCAAAGGCGTTACGTTTACCAATGGCGAGCCGTTTAATGCGGACGTCGTAAAATATACGATCGACCGGGTGCTGAATCCCAAAAATAACGCTCCGACCGCAAGTTACATTTCGACAATTAAAGAAGTTAAAGTGGTGGACGAATATACTGTTCATGTCATTACGAAAAAAGCGGACCCGTTAGTTCCGACCCGCTTTAACCGCTATCCGACTGAAATGGTTCCTCCGAAGTATGCAGAAGAAGCCGGACAGGAGCAATTTGCTCAAAAACCGGTTGGCACCGGGCCTTACCAATTTGTGAAATGGGATAAAGGCAGCAGCGTCGAGCTGGAAGCCAACAAAAATTACTGGGGCGGCGAGCCTGCGGTGAAAAAGGTGACGTTCCGTTCGATTCCGGAAGCTTCCACACGGGTAAGCGCCCTGCTGAATGGCGAGGTGGACATTATTACCGCAGTTTCGCCTGAGGATCGGGACAAGGTGACTTCTTCCTCCACAGCCAAGCTGTCCACGGTGGAAAGAGCAGGCAATACCGTGTATGTGGGCTTGAAAACGGATAAGGCTCCTTTTAACAATAAAAAGGTCAGACAGGCACTGAACTATGCTATTGATGTAAAATCCATCGTGAAAAATGTATTGAAGGATGCGGCTGTCGAAACGAACAGTCTGATTGGGCCAAAAGATTTCGGATACGCCGGCGAGTTTGATGCTTATGAATATAATCCGGAGAAGGCCAAACAGCTGTTGGCTGAGGCGGGCTATCCTAAAGGGTTCTCTATAACGCTGGATACGGTAAACTGGTACATCAAAAATACGGATGTGGCCCAGGTGATTGCCGAGCAATTGAAGGCTGTTGGTGTGAATGTCAAGGTAAATAACGTGGAAAGCTCGGTTTATCGCACGCTGATTCCATCCGGTAAGCAATCTGATATGTACGTATTGGGCTGGAGCAGCACGAACACGCTGGATGCCGATGCCGCGATCTATGCTATTCTGCGTTCCGGGGAGTCTTACTCCACCTATGCCAATCCGAGTGTGGATGCCAAGCTGGATGAAGCCAGATCGGTAACGGATGAAAACCGCCGCAAGGCTCTGTATAAGGAAATTGAACAGGAAGTACTGGAAGATGCGCCGAGAATTTTCCTGTACCAGGAGAACCAATATTATGGCGTATCCGACCGTTTGAACTGGAATGGACGTGTGGACGGCTCTATGCCGGTATCGACCATCACGGCCAACAACAAGTAA
- a CDS encoding ABC transporter permease, with amino-acid sequence MKRYVFRRFLQSLLAVLGAATIVFFIIRLSGDPARLMLPPEAGEEQVAALRESLGFNQPLWMQYVDYIKNLVTGDLGNSLYYKDSALKLVLERMPATVDLAVSAIVIAIVVGLAAGIISAYKKNSFIDYVISIWIFLTQSLPVFWIGIVLIMIFAVNLHLLPTSGNRGLASLILPAVTLAAYPIAPIARTMRASLIEVMNQSYMTTSQAQGFSKRQRILRRGLKNAFLPVVTVISLEFGVMIAGAVVTETIFSWPGVGQLIIQGVSNRDFPLVQASILVVSIIYILINFITDLIYLWIDPRIKVQ; translated from the coding sequence TTGAAACGTTATGTGTTTAGGCGCTTTTTACAATCGCTGCTGGCTGTGCTGGGTGCGGCTACCATCGTATTTTTCATTATTCGTCTATCTGGTGATCCTGCTCGTCTGATGCTGCCGCCGGAGGCCGGCGAGGAGCAGGTAGCCGCGCTGCGGGAGAGCCTGGGATTCAATCAGCCGTTATGGATGCAGTATGTGGACTATATTAAAAATCTGGTAACCGGCGATTTGGGGAACTCCTTATATTATAAGGATTCGGCCTTGAAGCTTGTACTGGAGCGAATGCCTGCGACGGTTGATCTGGCCGTTTCGGCGATTGTGATTGCGATCGTTGTCGGATTGGCAGCAGGAATCATATCTGCCTACAAAAAGAACAGCTTCATTGATTATGTGATCAGCATATGGATTTTTCTCACCCAGTCCTTGCCCGTATTCTGGATCGGTATTGTATTGATCATGATCTTTGCGGTCAATCTGCATTTGCTGCCGACCTCGGGCAACCGGGGGCTGGCATCGCTAATTTTGCCAGCAGTTACGCTGGCGGCTTATCCCATTGCTCCGATTGCCCGGACGATGCGAGCCTCTTTGATCGAGGTTATGAATCAAAGTTATATGACCACCAGTCAGGCGCAGGGATTTTCCAAGCGGCAACGGATACTCCGGCGGGGGCTGAAAAATGCCTTCCTGCCGGTTGTAACCGTCATAAGCCTGGAGTTCGGTGTGATGATCGCAGGAGCGGTTGTGACCGAAACGATCTTTTCCTGGCCGGGTGTGGGACAGCTTATTATACAGGGAGTCAGCAACCGGGACTTTCCGCTGGTGCAAGCCAGTATCCTGGTTGTCAGTATCATTTATATCCTGATCAATTTTATAACCGATTTAATATATCTCTGGATTGATCCGAGAATTAAAGTGCAATAA